One genomic region from Gemmatimonadota bacterium encodes:
- a CDS encoding glycosyltransferase — MRVGLQAWGSEGDIRPFLALAAALRRAGHDPSLVVTDLDDRRYDAVAAALDVPIRTVATPVASPEALSEIGQRLLKARNAFEQGKLIRRRLFEPALDEMAAASHALCRDSDVVVGHFFLHPLRSIAKAEGVPEVSVTLSGDMIPSASYPPTGLPALGVWGNRFWWWLARQALRMEFLPPVNVHRARLGLRPLTSMTDAWHSRLLDLVAVSPSLVPPAADWDPRHRVTGFFSLPEAADVEALPEPVERFLDAGPPPVFMGFGSLAPPTPAGRRETAGILIAAARRAGVRAILQNLDAEDAQGADDILHVGRVAHTRLFPRCAAVVHHGGAGTTQTTVHAGVPSVVVPHISDQFAWGALLQRAGVGARPLPRTRLRPDPLAARIRWVLGADMHQRARQLATAVAAEDGPTTAVRLLEGVVAPHGRSTSP, encoded by the coding sequence GTGAGGGTCGGCTTGCAGGCGTGGGGGTCGGAGGGGGACATCCGACCGTTCCTGGCCCTTGCGGCTGCGCTGCGGCGCGCCGGGCACGACCCTTCGCTGGTGGTCACGGACCTCGACGACCGCCGGTACGATGCGGTGGCCGCTGCGCTCGATGTCCCCATCCGTACGGTAGCGACCCCGGTGGCGTCGCCGGAGGCGCTCTCGGAGATCGGACAGCGGCTCCTGAAGGCCCGGAATGCCTTCGAGCAGGGGAAGCTGATCCGCCGCCGGCTCTTCGAGCCGGCCCTCGACGAGATGGCCGCGGCGTCCCACGCGCTCTGTCGGGACAGCGACGTCGTGGTCGGCCACTTCTTCCTCCATCCCCTCCGCTCCATCGCGAAGGCGGAGGGGGTACCCGAGGTGAGCGTCACGTTGTCGGGGGACATGATCCCGTCCGCATCCTATCCGCCGACCGGGCTCCCCGCCCTGGGCGTGTGGGGCAACCGCTTCTGGTGGTGGTTGGCTCGGCAGGCGCTCCGGATGGAGTTCCTCCCGCCGGTCAACGTCCATCGCGCCCGGCTCGGTCTGCGGCCGCTCACGTCGATGACGGATGCCTGGCACTCCCGTCTGCTGGACCTCGTGGCCGTGAGCCCGTCGCTCGTCCCGCCCGCGGCGGACTGGGACCCGCGGCATCGCGTGACCGGCTTCTTCTCCCTGCCGGAGGCTGCCGACGTGGAGGCGCTTCCCGAGCCCGTCGAGCGGTTCCTGGATGCGGGTCCGCCTCCGGTGTTCATGGGATTCGGTAGCCTTGCGCCACCGACGCCGGCGGGCCGGCGCGAGACGGCCGGCATCCTCATCGCCGCCGCGCGGCGGGCCGGCGTACGCGCCATCCTGCAGAACCTCGACGCGGAGGATGCGCAGGGCGCCGACGATATACTGCACGTGGGCCGCGTCGCGCACACGCGGCTGTTTCCGCGCTGCGCCGCAGTGGTCCACCATGGCGGCGCAGGCACCACCCAGACCACCGTGCACGCGGGCGTGCCCTCCGTCGTGGTTCCTCACATCTCCGACCAGTTCGCGTGGGGCGCGCTCCTCCAGCGGGCCGGCGTCGGAGCGCGCCCCTTGCCGCGCACGCGCCTCCGCCCGGATCCCCTCGCGGCCCGCATCCGCTGGGTGCTGGGCGCCGACATGCACCAACGTGCCCGACAGCTCGCTACCGCCGTCGCCGCCGAGGACGGCCCCACCACCGCCGTCCGGCTCCTGGAAGGCGTGGTCGCCCCGCACGGTCGATCGACCTCTCCCTGA
- a CDS encoding type II secretion system F family protein → MAKFAYSARPVTGGDIQTGEIELPTREEVMAYLHKQKMIPVSVREAEKQFQLKFGTGVKTRDIVIFTRQFATMINSGLPLVQSLDILAEQTENQTLRKTIKDVLYDVESGHTLADAMRKHPRIFSDLFVNMVAAGEAGGILDTILLRLATFLEKNDALIRKIKGAMVYPGVIMGVAASAVAILLIFVIPTFQNMFSAAGIPLPLPTQIVINMSSFLKGYWWAVGAGMAGAVFAIRQIYRTDDGRLAIDKLILRIPILGDVQRKAAVARFTRTLGTLVSSGVSILEGLEITAKTSGNRVIHDAVMGSRASIAGGETIAGPLKESGVFPPMVVQMINVGEQTGGLDEMLTKIADFYDEEVDAAVEVLLSAMEPIMIVVLGVVVGGMIVAMYLPIFDMINAVG, encoded by the coding sequence ATGGCGAAGTTCGCGTACAGTGCCCGACCCGTGACCGGCGGGGACATCCAGACCGGCGAGATCGAGCTGCCGACGCGTGAGGAGGTGATGGCCTACCTCCACAAGCAGAAGATGATCCCGGTCTCCGTCCGCGAGGCGGAGAAGCAGTTCCAGCTCAAGTTCGGCACGGGCGTCAAGACGCGTGACATCGTGATCTTCACGCGTCAGTTCGCGACCATGATCAACTCCGGGCTTCCGCTGGTGCAGAGCCTGGACATCCTGGCCGAGCAGACCGAGAACCAGACCCTGCGCAAGACCATCAAGGACGTCCTCTACGACGTGGAGTCCGGCCACACGTTGGCCGACGCCATGCGCAAGCATCCCCGGATCTTCAGCGACCTGTTCGTCAACATGGTCGCGGCCGGTGAGGCCGGTGGTATCCTGGATACCATCCTCCTGCGCCTGGCGACCTTCCTCGAGAAGAACGACGCCCTCATCCGCAAGATCAAGGGCGCCATGGTCTATCCCGGCGTCATCATGGGTGTGGCGGCCTCTGCCGTCGCGATCCTGCTGATCTTCGTCATCCCCACCTTCCAGAACATGTTCTCGGCGGCGGGGATCCCGCTGCCGCTGCCGACGCAGATCGTCATCAACATGTCCTCCTTCCTGAAGGGGTACTGGTGGGCCGTGGGCGCCGGCATGGCCGGGGCGGTCTTTGCGATCCGACAGATCTACCGCACCGACGACGGGCGCCTCGCGATCGACAAGCTGATCCTGCGCATCCCCATCCTGGGTGACGTGCAGCGCAAGGCGGCCGTGGCGCGCTTCACCCGCACGCTCGGCACGCTGGTCAGCTCCGGCGTGTCGATCCTGGAGGGGCTGGAGATCACGGCCAAGACGTCCGGCAACCGCGTCATCCACGACGCGGTCATGGGGTCGCGGGCCTCGATCGCCGGCGGTGAGACCATCGCGGGCCCGCTCAAGGAATCGGGTGTGTTCCCGCCGATGGTGGTGCAGATGATCAACGTGGGTGAGCAGACCGGCGGCCTGGACGAGATGCTCACCAAGATCGCCGACTTCTACGACGAGGAGGTGGACGCCGCGGTCGAAGTGCTGCTCTCCGCCATGGAGCCCATCATGATCGTGGTGCTGGGCGTGGTGGTGGGCGGCATGATCGTGGCCATGTACCTCCCCATCTTCGACATGATCAACGCGGTGGGCTGA
- a CDS encoding HD domain-containing protein, protein MDFYSLHRMDDGSPSEGPAALDRSIREARIAVASHEDALRSRLVDALRSEGFANAVPLVGPGPSIAPCDVLVVDLGAPAADVDAWIRGAASAASQRPPPSRVGILPRDGEGLPQGTRPFGSVLRSPVEERLLGFAVRCQLLLRHSLGARERTVEEEAISGGLGTAPVEIELLHRMARAAEFRVDPSGLHVERVGALAALIGMALGFEGDRARLLRHAAPLHDFGKMMIPDAVLLDPEPLAPEAFGLMKLHAAMGAEVLRGMGHPVTDLAAEIAWSHHERWDGTGYPRGLSGEEIPLEARIVAVADLFDAVAHARGTPEDLAEGLSLLREERGGAFDPAVVDALLGLWADGRAAALYESDRPGLDPTLT, encoded by the coding sequence ATGGATTTCTATTCGCTGCACCGTATGGACGACGGATCGCCCAGCGAGGGACCGGCCGCCCTCGACCGCTCGATCCGCGAGGCCCGCATCGCGGTCGCCTCACACGAGGACGCGCTGCGCTCCCGCCTGGTCGACGCCTTGCGCAGCGAGGGGTTCGCCAACGCGGTGCCGCTTGTCGGGCCCGGCCCCAGCATCGCTCCTTGCGACGTCCTGGTCGTGGATCTCGGCGCGCCCGCGGCCGACGTCGACGCCTGGATCCGGGGCGCTGCCTCTGCGGCGTCCCAGCGTCCGCCCCCGTCGCGCGTCGGGATCCTCCCCAGGGACGGGGAGGGCCTTCCCCAGGGGACCCGACCCTTCGGCTCCGTGCTCCGCTCGCCGGTGGAGGAGCGGCTGCTCGGCTTCGCCGTCCGCTGCCAGCTCCTGCTGCGCCACTCGCTCGGGGCACGGGAACGCACGGTCGAGGAAGAGGCCATCTCGGGAGGGCTGGGCACGGCTCCGGTCGAGATCGAGCTGCTGCACCGGATGGCGCGTGCCGCCGAATTCCGCGTCGATCCGAGTGGCCTGCACGTCGAGCGCGTGGGTGCGTTGGCCGCGCTCATCGGGATGGCCCTCGGCTTCGAGGGGGACCGCGCGCGCCTGCTCAGGCATGCGGCTCCCCTGCACGACTTCGGCAAGATGATGATCCCGGACGCGGTGCTGCTCGATCCGGAGCCGCTGGCCCCCGAGGCGTTCGGCCTGATGAAGCTCCATGCCGCCATGGGGGCGGAGGTCCTGCGTGGGATGGGGCATCCGGTGACGGACCTGGCGGCCGAGATCGCCTGGAGCCACCACGAGCGCTGGGATGGGACCGGCTACCCGCGCGGGTTGTCGGGCGAGGAGATCCCGTTGGAGGCGCGGATCGTCGCCGTGGCCGACCTGTTCGATGCGGTGGCGCACGCGCGGGGCACCCCCGAGGATCTCGCGGAGGGCCTCTCGCTGCTGCGGGAGGAACGGGGCGGGGCGTTCGATCCCGCCGTGGTCGACGCGCTGCTGGGCCTCTGGGCGGACGGCCGCGCTGCCGCGCTCTACGAGTCCGATCGGCCCGGGCTCGACCCCACGCTCACCTGA
- a CDS encoding sodium:alanine symporter family protein: MDLIRQLSALGNRYIVELGIPVGGETIPFMVIVLLGVGFYLTVRLGFVQLRRLGHGFAVTTGRYDNPDDEGDVSHFQALTTALSATVGIGNIAGVAVAIHWGGPGALFWMWVTAFLGMATKYTEVTLAQRYRTAETEGGWAGTVSGGPMYYIERGLGPKWRWMALFFAFMLGITAFLTGNAVQANTVADNMETVFGVAPWITGLVTSALVGAVILGGIHRIGRVTGILAPVMAGLYVLGALYIILTNLGQLLPTFGLIFREAFNPTAGVAGTGMGAILVTMMWGVRRGLFSNEAGQGSAPIAHAAAKTPEPVSEGVVALLEPFIDTIVICTMTGLVVIMTGVWNDRIPTQVALIGGDLTYRTADESGRFTRTQPPAELRFEDGRHVETGLGAALVAWHEAPVEELFIDAERTQPFTGVLRTAEGVAEASDGTTYTLLYGLAAENGAPLTLEAFRRGFGGMAGVGQMIVVISVLMFAISTAISWSYYGDRCANYLFGAKAILPYKMAFVVMHFVGAVLPLTVVWDLGDIFLAIVIWPNLIALALLAGKVKEMTDSYFERKPYIQQEEVHRARAGR; this comes from the coding sequence ATGGATCTGATCCGGCAGCTGTCCGCCCTGGGCAACCGGTACATCGTGGAGCTGGGCATCCCGGTCGGAGGCGAGACGATCCCGTTCATGGTGATCGTCCTCCTGGGCGTGGGCTTCTACCTCACGGTGCGGTTGGGGTTCGTCCAGCTGCGTCGCCTCGGGCACGGCTTCGCCGTGACCACGGGAAGGTATGACAACCCCGACGACGAGGGGGACGTCAGCCACTTCCAGGCCCTGACCACCGCGCTGTCCGCCACGGTGGGGATCGGGAACATCGCCGGGGTGGCCGTGGCCATCCACTGGGGCGGTCCGGGCGCGCTCTTCTGGATGTGGGTGACGGCGTTCCTGGGAATGGCCACCAAGTACACCGAGGTCACGCTGGCGCAGCGCTACCGCACCGCCGAGACGGAGGGTGGCTGGGCCGGCACGGTGTCCGGCGGCCCCATGTACTACATCGAGCGCGGCCTCGGGCCCAAGTGGCGCTGGATGGCCTTGTTCTTCGCGTTCATGCTGGGCATCACCGCCTTCCTCACCGGCAACGCCGTGCAGGCCAACACCGTGGCCGACAACATGGAGACGGTGTTCGGGGTGGCACCCTGGATCACCGGGCTGGTGACCTCCGCGTTGGTCGGGGCGGTCATCCTCGGGGGCATCCACCGCATCGGCCGGGTGACGGGCATCCTCGCCCCCGTGATGGCCGGCCTGTACGTCCTGGGCGCGCTCTACATCATCCTGACGAATCTGGGCCAGCTGCTCCCCACGTTCGGTCTGATCTTCCGTGAGGCGTTCAACCCGACGGCGGGCGTGGCCGGTACCGGCATGGGCGCCATCCTCGTCACGATGATGTGGGGCGTGCGCCGCGGGCTCTTCTCCAACGAAGCGGGTCAGGGGTCCGCGCCCATCGCGCACGCCGCGGCCAAGACCCCCGAGCCGGTCTCCGAGGGCGTGGTGGCGCTGCTCGAGCCGTTCATCGACACGATCGTGATCTGCACCATGACCGGGCTCGTGGTGATCATGACCGGCGTCTGGAACGACCGGATTCCCACCCAGGTGGCCCTCATCGGGGGCGATCTCACCTATCGCACCGCGGACGAGAGCGGCCGGTTCACCCGCACGCAGCCTCCCGCCGAGCTCCGCTTCGAAGACGGTCGCCACGTGGAGACCGGGCTCGGAGCCGCGCTGGTGGCCTGGCACGAGGCGCCGGTCGAAGAGCTGTTCATCGACGCAGAGCGCACGCAGCCGTTCACGGGTGTGTTGCGCACCGCGGAAGGCGTGGCGGAGGCCAGTGACGGCACGACCTACACGTTGCTGTACGGTCTGGCCGCCGAGAACGGCGCGCCGCTGACGTTGGAGGCGTTCCGCCGCGGGTTCGGCGGGATGGCGGGTGTCGGCCAGATGATCGTGGTCATCTCGGTGCTGATGTTCGCCATCTCCACCGCCATCTCGTGGAGCTACTACGGCGACCGCTGCGCCAACTACCTGTTCGGCGCGAAGGCGATCCTCCCGTACAAGATGGCGTTCGTCGTGATGCACTTCGTCGGTGCGGTCCTTCCGCTGACGGTGGTGTGGGACCTCGGTGATATCTTTCTCGCGATCGTCATCTGGCCCAACCTGATCGCGCTGGCGTTGTTGGCGGGGAAGGTGAAGGAGATGACGGACAGCTACTTCGAACGGAAGCCCTACATCCAGCAAGAGGAAGTGCACCGTGCCCGAGCAGGGAGATAA
- a CDS encoding DUF4399 domain-containing protein, which translates to MTTDSMKKTRRFATPLTMMVGMALLACGGAEQAEPGADGMAGGAPEAEAPMTVRITEPAEGATLEGPFRVAFEVEGLTLVPAGTDQPRSGHHHLLIDHDIPPSGQPIPSTEGYIHMGQAQPETMVEGLAPGEYRLIAVVADFAHVPLEPLVVDTIHVTVR; encoded by the coding sequence ATGACGACGGACTCGATGAAGAAGACCCGGCGGTTCGCGACGCCGTTGACGATGATGGTGGGAATGGCGCTCCTCGCGTGTGGAGGCGCCGAGCAGGCCGAGCCCGGGGCGGACGGCATGGCGGGTGGGGCGCCCGAGGCGGAGGCGCCCATGACGGTGCGGATCACCGAGCCGGCGGAGGGCGCCACGCTGGAGGGCCCGTTCCGGGTCGCGTTCGAGGTGGAGGGGCTGACGCTCGTCCCGGCCGGGACGGATCAGCCTCGCTCGGGTCACCACCACCTGCTGATCGATCACGACATCCCACCCAGCGGCCAGCCCATCCCGTCCACGGAAGGCTACATCCACATGGGTCAGGCCCAGCCCGAGACCATGGTCGAGGGCCTGGCGCCCGGCGAGTACCGGCTGATCGCGGTCGTGGCCGACTTCGCCCATGTGCCGCTGGAGCCCCTGGTGGTCGACACCATCCACGTGACGGTGCGTTGA
- a CDS encoding BamA/TamA family outer membrane protein → MRSLRHLPTLILLAAGAAPPVAYAQSPPDTVRVRLTDYSAGPVHRFVLGDLNRRLWSVPVEAAPLDLDTFAGGLTPIRRGGGLQTRSLRLQSADGPVYTFRSIEKDATQGLDPQLRNTLAATVLQDQIGALFPLSAMVVAPLLDAAGVLHADPRLVVMPDSPRLGEFQRDFAGMVGWIEVRPDEGQDGEPAFAGAERVVSTPTFLERLEEEPEQRVDASAFLRARLLDLFVGDWDRHPDQWRWAAFAESGGVTRWYPIPRDRDWALNAIDGVVWSLVRRVIPQYVGFGPEYTSVFGTVWNGRALDRRLLSGLSWAAWEAEVADLQATLADPVLDAAVARLPPAFEAAAGDALRQALRSRRDALPDAARAYYAILAGWVDVFLTDEPERIEVARLADGSVRARARRREGSDATWHFERTFRPTETREIRLYLQGDDDLVEVDGAPDGPIAIRVIGGGGDDAFRDETSGSGVAFYDHRGDNRFERAERTHVQEADYDEPDDTESATHQARARDWGQRTLLYPRLGANRDVGAYLGQTLLWSRYGFRRFPWAHRLELQTVLNPVNFGFQAGATWRMNLSTHGTREWVTTVDAASREIRYWHGTGNASLLTGDAEFHRADRRTAAVFTGLRWRRRERASVEVGIGARHSSPIRSDEPRLVQRDEPYGFGTTAQVGLRARIEVDGRDHPLAPRHGYTVRIAGEATPSALDVTDGYLRVTGEVTGTAAAGPLVGTAYLQLATLSGPAPWFDRPTLGGQRSLRGFRQDRFLGDDTQLVGLELRTPLVPIFLLFPGTLGVSAFAETGRVEGGARWHASYGGGLWASLVSPDYTLSTTLARSRESTRYYVGLGFQR, encoded by the coding sequence ATGCGCTCCCTCCGTCACCTCCCGACCCTGATCCTGCTGGCCGCCGGCGCTGCGCCGCCCGTGGCATACGCGCAATCGCCTCCTGACACCGTCCGGGTGCGGCTCACCGACTATTCGGCGGGACCCGTCCACCGGTTCGTGCTGGGTGATCTGAACCGGCGGCTCTGGTCCGTACCGGTGGAAGCGGCCCCGCTCGACCTCGACACCTTCGCCGGCGGCCTCACTCCGATCCGTCGCGGTGGCGGTCTGCAGACCCGCTCGCTCCGGCTCCAGTCGGCGGACGGACCCGTCTACACCTTCCGCTCCATCGAGAAGGACGCCACGCAGGGCCTCGATCCGCAGCTGCGCAACACCCTGGCGGCCACCGTGCTGCAGGATCAGATCGGAGCCCTGTTCCCCCTGTCGGCGATGGTGGTGGCCCCCCTGCTGGACGCGGCGGGCGTGCTGCACGCCGATCCGCGCCTGGTGGTGATGCCCGACAGCCCCCGGCTGGGCGAGTTCCAGCGGGACTTCGCCGGGATGGTCGGCTGGATCGAGGTGCGTCCGGACGAGGGCCAGGACGGTGAACCTGCCTTCGCGGGCGCGGAGCGCGTGGTGTCGACGCCGACGTTCCTGGAGCGACTCGAAGAGGAGCCGGAGCAGCGGGTGGACGCATCGGCCTTCCTGCGGGCTCGCCTGCTCGATCTCTTCGTCGGGGACTGGGACCGTCATCCCGACCAGTGGCGCTGGGCGGCGTTCGCGGAGTCCGGGGGCGTCACGCGCTGGTACCCGATCCCCCGCGATCGCGACTGGGCGCTCAATGCCATCGACGGTGTGGTCTGGAGCCTGGTCCGACGCGTGATCCCTCAATACGTCGGCTTCGGGCCGGAGTACACGTCCGTGTTCGGCACCGTCTGGAACGGACGCGCCCTCGATCGTCGGCTGCTGTCCGGCCTGTCGTGGGCCGCGTGGGAAGCCGAGGTCGCCGATCTGCAGGCGACCCTGGCCGATCCCGTCCTCGACGCCGCGGTCGCGCGCCTCCCTCCCGCTTTCGAAGCCGCCGCCGGTGACGCGCTGCGCCAGGCTCTGCGCAGTCGGCGCGACGCTCTCCCGGACGCGGCCCGGGCGTACTACGCGATCCTGGCCGGGTGGGTCGACGTGTTCCTCACGGACGAGCCGGAGCGGATCGAGGTTGCGCGCCTCGCGGACGGCTCGGTGCGCGCGCGCGCACGCAGGCGGGAGGGTTCCGACGCCACCTGGCACTTCGAGCGCACGTTCCGGCCGACCGAGACGCGGGAGATCCGACTCTACCTGCAGGGAGACGACGACCTCGTGGAGGTGGACGGTGCGCCGGACGGGCCCATCGCGATCCGCGTGATCGGGGGTGGGGGCGACGACGCCTTCAGGGACGAAACGTCGGGGTCGGGCGTCGCGTTCTACGACCACCGGGGCGACAACCGCTTCGAGCGCGCCGAGCGCACGCACGTGCAGGAAGCCGACTACGACGAGCCCGACGATACCGAGAGCGCCACCCACCAGGCACGGGCCCGTGACTGGGGACAACGGACCCTGCTCTACCCGCGCCTCGGTGCGAACCGCGACGTGGGGGCGTACCTGGGGCAGACGCTCCTGTGGAGTCGCTACGGCTTCCGCCGCTTTCCGTGGGCGCACCGGCTCGAGCTCCAGACCGTGTTGAACCCCGTGAATTTCGGATTCCAGGCGGGTGCCACGTGGCGGATGAACCTGAGCACCCACGGCACGCGCGAGTGGGTGACCACGGTGGACGCCGCGAGTCGCGAGATCCGCTACTGGCACGGGACGGGCAACGCGTCGCTGCTGACCGGTGATGCGGAGTTCCACCGCGCGGATCGGCGCACCGCCGCGGTGTTCACCGGCCTCCGTTGGCGGCGGCGGGAACGCGCGTCGGTGGAGGTCGGGATCGGCGCCCGCCACTCGTCGCCGATCCGGTCGGACGAGCCCCGGCTCGTCCAGCGCGACGAGCCCTACGGCTTCGGCACCACCGCACAGGTGGGCCTGCGGGCCCGCATCGAGGTGGACGGCCGCGACCACCCGCTCGCTCCGCGCCACGGCTACACGGTCCGGATCGCAGGCGAGGCCACTCCGTCCGCGCTGGACGTCACCGACGGCTACCTGCGGGTCACGGGCGAGGTCACCGGGACCGCTGCGGCCGGACCGTTGGTGGGCACAGCGTATCTGCAGCTCGCGACCCTCTCGGGCCCGGCGCCGTGGTTCGACCGGCCCACGCTCGGCGGACAGCGCTCGCTTCGCGGTTTCCGCCAGGATCGCTTCCTCGGCGATGACACGCAGTTGGTGGGCCTCGAGCTGCGCACACCGCTGGTCCCGATCTTCCTCCTCTTCCCCGGCACGCTCGGGGTCAGCGCCTTCGCGGAGACGGGCCGGGTGGAGGGAGGGGCGCGCTGGCACGCCTCGTACGGCGGTGGGCTGTGGGCATCCCTGGTGAGCCCCGACTACACGCTGAGCACCACGCTGGCCCGGTCGCGGGAATCGACGCGGTACTACGTGGGGCTGGGCTTCCAACGATGA
- a CDS encoding DUF3303 family protein → MVVEDFRDGNAAAVYRRVQVQGRALPDGLRYVASWVRTDLARCWQVMECDDLALLEQWMQQWSDLVEFEIVRVLTSTDAADAAAAALGTA, encoded by the coding sequence ATGGTGGTCGAGGACTTCCGGGATGGGAACGCCGCAGCGGTCTACCGGCGGGTCCAGGTGCAGGGACGGGCGCTTCCCGACGGCCTGCGCTACGTCGCGAGCTGGGTGCGGACCGATCTCGCCCGCTGTTGGCAGGTGATGGAGTGTGACGACCTCGCGCTGCTCGAGCAGTGGATGCAGCAGTGGTCGGATTTGGTCGAGTTCGAGATCGTCAGGGTGCTGACGTCCACGGACGCGGCGGACGCGGCGGCCGCGGCGCTGGGGACGGCGTGA
- a CDS encoding DNA polymerase IV codes for MTALPRRILHVDCDMFYVQVAQLLDPEGAGRKTHLIVGGTPGGRGVVTSASYPVRGFGVRSGMPTGQALRLCPQATVVPVPRGACLERSHRVRDALTDVAPVVQAASIDEFYLDLSGTERLPGYADLDALAHSLRAAVHARSEISVSVGGGTTRIVAKLATSLAKPGGVHVVAPGSEGEFMRRFDLAAIPGVGPTLAAALARRGLVTVAEALEVEEVWLQRWFGDARGAWLHRRIRGEDGSTVDPDEPRKSISSERTFLSDLDADDLLEEHLFKLAIAVGGSLRKAGLRTRTVTVKLRDADFTTRTAARTLPEPVESDGALYRVGRELLESLRRKRRRPARLLGVGVSGLAPAVETRQLEFFGTRGRVEGERERRLGQAVDRLRARFGEAAVLPGRITSSRPRDDDLDGRTR; via the coding sequence ATGACCGCCCTGCCCCGACGCATCCTGCACGTGGACTGCGACATGTTCTACGTGCAGGTGGCGCAGCTGCTCGATCCCGAGGGCGCGGGCCGCAAGACGCACCTGATCGTGGGGGGTACGCCGGGGGGCCGGGGCGTGGTGACATCGGCCTCGTACCCGGTGCGTGGGTTCGGAGTGCGCTCGGGCATGCCGACCGGACAGGCCCTGCGCCTGTGTCCGCAGGCCACCGTGGTCCCCGTTCCGCGAGGTGCCTGCCTCGAGCGATCGCACCGGGTGCGCGACGCGTTGACGGACGTCGCTCCGGTGGTGCAGGCGGCGTCGATCGACGAATTCTACCTGGACCTGAGCGGCACGGAGCGCCTGCCCGGGTACGCAGACCTCGACGCGTTGGCGCACTCGCTGAGGGCGGCCGTGCACGCCCGCTCGGAGATCTCGGTCTCCGTGGGGGGCGGAACCACGCGGATCGTGGCCAAGCTCGCCACCTCGCTCGCCAAGCCCGGAGGCGTGCACGTGGTCGCGCCGGGTTCGGAAGGCGAGTTCATGCGCCGCTTCGACCTCGCCGCCATCCCCGGGGTCGGGCCCACGCTGGCCGCCGCGCTCGCACGCCGCGGTCTCGTCACCGTGGCGGAGGCGCTGGAGGTGGAGGAGGTGTGGCTGCAGCGCTGGTTCGGGGACGCCCGCGGCGCCTGGCTCCACCGCCGCATCCGCGGTGAGGATGGCTCGACGGTCGACCCCGACGAGCCGCGCAAGTCGATCAGCTCCGAACGGACCTTCCTGTCCGACCTGGATGCCGACGACCTGCTGGAGGAGCACCTCTTCAAGCTGGCCATCGCCGTCGGCGGTTCGCTCCGGAAGGCCGGGCTGCGCACCCGCACGGTGACCGTGAAACTCCGTGACGCCGACTTCACCACGCGCACGGCCGCGCGCACGCTTCCCGAACCCGTCGAATCCGACGGCGCCCTGTACCGGGTGGGTCGCGAGCTCCTGGAGTCGCTGCGGCGCAAGCGCCGCCGTCCGGCGCGCCTGCTCGGCGTGGGTGTCTCGGGGCTGGCGCCCGCCGTCGAGACCCGGCAGCTCGAGTTCTTCGGCACCAGGGGTCGGGTGGAGGGGGAGCGCGAGCGACGGCTCGGACAGGCCGTCGATCGTCTGCGGGCACGGTTCGGGGAGGCGGCGGTCCTGCCCGGCCGGATCACGTCCTCGAGACCACGCGACGACGACCTCGACGGGAGGACCCGATGA
- a CDS encoding BtpA/SgcQ family protein gives MNHASARIDLPRLFGVTRPLVGMIHLPPLPGAPGAAPTPGPALERALSDLSALEKGGVDAVLVENYGDAPFQPRRVPRLTLAALTRIVAAVVERSARPVGVNVLRNDAHSALAIAAATGARFIRVNVHVGAMVTDQGWIEGRAHHTVRMRDRTAPAVAILADVFVKHAVPPPGLTLERAAADTWERGHADALVLSGSATGIGADPGDLDRLRAAVPGAPIWLGSGLSTQSAADWVPRIDGAIVGSALQQGGRAGAPVERSRVASLREAWDAALR, from the coding sequence ATGAATCACGCGAGCGCACGCATCGACCTGCCGCGGCTCTTCGGCGTCACCCGCCCCCTCGTGGGGATGATCCACCTCCCCCCACTGCCGGGGGCACCAGGCGCGGCCCCGACGCCCGGGCCCGCGCTCGAACGCGCGCTCTCGGACCTGTCTGCGTTGGAGAAAGGGGGCGTGGACGCGGTCCTGGTGGAGAACTACGGGGACGCCCCCTTCCAACCCCGGCGGGTCCCTCGCCTGACCCTCGCCGCGCTGACGCGCATCGTCGCGGCGGTGGTCGAGCGGAGCGCGCGACCCGTGGGCGTCAACGTGCTGCGCAACGACGCGCACTCGGCGCTGGCCATCGCCGCGGCGACCGGCGCCCGCTTCATCCGCGTGAACGTGCACGTGGGCGCGATGGTCACCGACCAAGGTTGGATCGAAGGGCGCGCCCACCACACCGTGCGCATGCGTGACCGCACCGCGCCCGCTGTGGCCATCCTCGCGGACGTGTTCGTCAAGCACGCGGTGCCGCCCCCGGGTCTCACGCTGGAACGCGCGGCCGCCGATACCTGGGAGCGCGGTCACGCCGACGCCCTGGTGCTGTCCGGCAGCGCCACCGGCATAGGCGCCGATCCGGGCGACCTCGATCGTCTGCGCGCCGCCGTCCCCGGCGCCCCGATCTGGCTGGGGAGCGGGCTGTCGACGCAGTCCGCCGCGGACTGGGTGCCCCGGATCGACGGCGCGATCGTGGGGAGCGCGCTGCAGCAAGGCGGCCGGGCCGGGGCGCCGGTGGAACGGTCGCGGGTCGCGTCCCTGCGCGAGGCGTGGGACGCAGCGCTCAGGTGA